A genomic region of Papaver somniferum cultivar HN1 chromosome 7, ASM357369v1, whole genome shotgun sequence contains the following coding sequences:
- the LOC113300403 gene encoding uncharacterized protein LOC113300403 has product MHARITIQNPTTYHLFSFSACTQVMGVVSERKTNGSLLIATSGGLNQQRTRVLNIYGSFLSTLDARSPKVTERGVLQILLDLRFVFDVVSGGDLNMNDECKLSMKSQVQKQDSSVSRKRVPELTSSLSQRLDPIDWQTYELGE; this is encoded by the exons ATGCATGCAAGGATCACAATTCAAAACCCAACTACTTATCATCTTTTTTCATTCTCTGCATGCACACAAGTAATGG GTGTTGTAAGTGAGCGCAAGACAAATGGCTCTCTGCTTATTGCAACCAGTGGAGGGCTAAACCAACAAAGAACGAGG GTGCTGAATATATATGGCAGCTTTCTTTCTACCTTAGATGCTCGCAGTCCTAAGGTGACTGAAAGAGGAGTGCTGCAAATTCTATTAGATTTAAGATTCGTTTTTGATGTTGTATCTGGGGGTGACTTGAACATGAACGATGAGTGCAAGCTCTCTATGAAAAGTCAGGTGCAAAAACAGGACTCTTCTGTCAGTAGAAAGCGCGTTCCGGAATTGACAAGTAGTCTCTCACAAAGGCTGGATCCTATAGATTGGCAAAC GTACGAGCTGGGAGAATGA